One window of the Doryrhamphus excisus isolate RoL2022-K1 chromosome 10, RoL_Dexc_1.0, whole genome shotgun sequence genome contains the following:
- the mindy3 gene encoding ubiquitin carboxyl-terminal hydrolase MINDY-3, with product MDAPEVTVVMSELNEQLVDLVWGRPASGGVSDSIFRRWTQGFVFSENEHTALEQFEGGPCAVIVPVQAFLLKSVLFNRETINWRHMPEEEQKTVLCSTLSEILESACSGSSTGFCLVTWAKGQSPDTLNAQPPTETQDAEAQDTETLDTETQDTERQDAEKEDTEIQEIEDTEIQDTEIQEIEDTEIQEIQDTEIQEIQDTEIQEVQDSEIQDSEIQEVQDTETQDAEIQDTEPQNAPEPDGSQPPEEQQQPTALAAEDLGFEQFHSVLHKRAVMSVSDLKEEVLSLYHTWKGCCGVLLFLYSVILTKGIDNIKNEIQDTTEPLIDPVHGHGSQSLVNLLVTGHAVSNVWDGERECSGMKLHGIHKQASVGFLTLMESLRYCKVGAFLKSPQFPIWILGSETHLSVFFTKEMSLVGEECPAEQARRVFQSFDPEDNGFIADTLLEEVMKALGLVSEPEYVRLVRRKLDPEGLGIILLGPFLLEFFPNQDSGIPDSFPVYHYNGLKQSNHNERVEYVEGTALVLGFEDPMVRTDDTPVKRCLQTKWPYIELLWTTERSPSLN from the exons ATGGATGCGCCTGAGGTGACGGTGGTCATGTCCGAGTTAAATGAACAGCTGGTTGATTTGGTGTGGGGGCGACCAGCCAGCGGGGGAGTTTCAGATTCCATTTTCCGCAGATGGACGCAAG GGTTTGTGTTCAGTGAGAATGAACACACAGCACTGGAGCAATTTGAAGGCGGTCCATGTGCTGTAATTGTACCTGtgcag GCTTTCCTATTGAAGTCCGTTCTCTTTAACCGAGAGACGATTAACTGGCGGCACATGCCAG AGGAGGAACAGAAAACAGTCCTGTGTTCCACACTGAGTGAGATTCTGGAGTCGGCTTGCTCCGGCTCCTCTACAGGGTTCTGCCTGGTGACGTGGGCTAAGGGTCAGAGCCCAGATACCTTAAATGCGCAGCCACCGACCGAGACACAAGACGCGGAAGCACAAGACACGGAGACGCTAGATACGGAAACACAAGATACAGAAAGACAAGATGCTGAAAAGGAAGATACGGAAATACAGGAAATAGAAGATACGGAAATACAAGATACAGAAATACAGGAAATAGAAGATACGGAAATACAGGAAATACAAGATACGGAAATACAGGAAATACAAGATACGGAAATACAGGAAGTACAAGATTCTGAAATACAAGATTCTGAAATACAAGAAGTACAAGATACAGAAACACAAGATGCAGAAATACAAGATACCGAACCGCAAAACGCACCAGAACCGGACGGCAGCCAACCACCTGAGGAGCAACAACAACCCA CTGCTTTGGCTGCTGAGGACCTTGGCTTTGAGCAGTTTCACAGTGTTCTTCA CAAACGAGCTGTCATGTCCGTGTCTGACCTCAAAGAGGAGGTGCTTTCTCTCTACCACACCTGGAAGGGGTGCTGCGGAGTCTTGCTTTTCCTGTACTCTGTCATCCTCACAAAG GGTATCGACAACATTAAAAATGAGATCCAAGACACGACGGAACCCCTCATAGATCCAGTGCACGGACATGGAAG TCAGAGCCTGGTCAACCTCCTCGTGACTGGCCATGCTGTCTCTAATGTCTGGGATGGAGAACGAGAGTGTTCCGGCATGA agCTACATGGTATTCATAAACAAGCATCAGTTGGCTTCCTCACACTCATGGAGTCACTCCGCTACTgcaag GTGGGCGCATTCCTCAAGTCACCCCAGTTCCCTATTTGGATCCTTGGCAGCGAAACTCACCTCTCTGTGTTTTTCACAAAG GAGATGTCCCTGGTCGGTGAAGAGTGTCCAGCGGAGCAGGCAAGGAGGGTCTTCCAGTCATTTGATCCCGAAG ACAACGGCTTCATCGCAGACACGCTGCTGGAGGAAGTGATGAAAGCCCTTGGCCTTGTCTCGGAGCCTGAATA TGTCCGTCTGGTCAGGCGCAAACTGGATCCAGAGGGCTTGGGTATCATTCTTCTGGGCCCGTTCCTCTTGGAGTTTTTTCCTAATCAG GATTCAGGAATCCCGGACTCATTTCCCGTGTACCACTACAACGGGCTTAAGCAGTCCAACCACAACGAGAGG